A genomic window from Anthocerotibacter panamensis C109 includes:
- the nuoI gene encoding NADH-quinone oxidoreductase subunit NuoI, with translation MKFLEKIGSYAKDVLDSAKYLGQGLGLVFDHMRRHNIVVQYPYEKVIPSERFRGRIHFEQPKCISCEVCVRVCPINLPVVDWEFNKATKKKELNSYSIDFGVCIFCGNCVEYCPTNCLSMTEEYELSVYDRHELNFDDVALGRLPARVLDDPLVVAQKEFAYLPKGEINTSEYTQKFGTKGRRAGQLPSERVTSETLPPQEGA, from the coding sequence ATGAAATTCCTGGAAAAAATTGGCAGCTATGCCAAAGATGTGCTGGACTCCGCAAAGTACCTAGGTCAGGGCTTGGGTCTGGTCTTCGACCACATGCGACGACACAACATCGTCGTGCAGTATCCCTACGAAAAAGTCATCCCCTCCGAACGCTTTCGGGGCCGCATCCACTTCGAGCAACCCAAGTGCATCTCCTGCGAAGTCTGCGTCCGCGTCTGCCCCATCAACTTGCCGGTGGTGGATTGGGAATTCAACAAGGCGACCAAGAAAAAAGAACTTAACTCCTATTCCATCGATTTCGGGGTGTGTATCTTCTGTGGCAACTGCGTCGAATACTGCCCGACCAACTGCCTCTCCATGACCGAGGAGTACGAGCTTTCAGTCTATGACCGCCACGAGTTAAATTTTGATGATGTGGCCTTAGGTCGTCTCCCGGCTCGGGTCTTGGATGACCCGCTGGTTGTCGCCCAAAAAGAATTCGCCTACCTACCTAAAGGCGAGATCAACACCTCCGAGTACACGCAGAAGTTCGGGACAAAGGGCCGTCGAGCAGGCCAACTGCCTTCAGAACGGGTGACCAGCGAGACCCTACCCCCTCAAGAAGGAGCGTGA
- a CDS encoding NADH-quinone oxidoreductase subunit J: MELGEGVRLISFGVLALIVLGGALGVVLVPSMVHAAFLLGFVFVGMAGMYVLLNADFVAAAQILIYVGAVNVLLLFAIMLVNRRTPDAAASKRGLRNTVGALVCISTFGLLTNGITRVPWPLSSEVPIENSVLQIGQQFFSNFLLPFEVISILLLVALVGAIILARREFVPDRTESGDMPLVLPERPHPSLDEQMPQLPPEPVSRR; the protein is encoded by the coding sequence GTGGAACTTGGTGAAGGCGTTCGTCTGATATCCTTTGGAGTCCTGGCTTTGATTGTCCTCGGCGGGGCCTTAGGTGTGGTGTTGGTCCCCAGTATGGTGCATGCGGCGTTCCTGTTGGGCTTTGTTTTTGTAGGCATGGCGGGGATGTATGTGTTGCTCAATGCCGACTTCGTCGCGGCGGCACAGATCCTCATCTACGTGGGCGCGGTGAACGTGCTCCTGCTCTTTGCCATCATGCTAGTCAACCGACGCACCCCCGATGCCGCCGCTTCTAAACGGGGTCTGCGCAACACGGTTGGGGCTTTGGTCTGTATCAGCACCTTTGGATTGTTGACCAACGGGATCACCCGAGTCCCGTGGCCCCTCTCCAGCGAGGTGCCGATTGAGAACTCGGTCCTACAAATCGGTCAGCAGTTCTTCAGTAACTTCCTGTTGCCGTTTGAAGTAATCTCGATCCTACTCCTCGTGGCCTTGGTGGGAGCGATTATTCTTGCTCGCCGCGAATTTGTCCCTGACCGTACCGAGTCTGGGGATATGCCTCTAGTTCTGCCAGAGCGTCCCCACCCATCGTTAGATGAGCAGATGCCCCAACTGCCACCGGAGCCGGTATCCCGCCGCTAG
- a CDS encoding biliverdin-producing heme oxygenase: MTTDLALRLREGTRQAHTLAESADFIKCFLKGVVEKTSYRKLLANFYFVYGTLEAALEQHRDHPILKSLHQPVLFRKQSLERDLSYYYGKDWQTQVAPSPACRVYLERIQEISTCEPTLLIAHCYTRYMGDLSGGQILKGIAERGMNLTGGEGTAFYRFEAISDEKVFKANYRQTLDSLPLTPEQVEAIVLEANRSFQFNMGLFQELEGSLIKAIGQMLFHSLTRRTPRQQPVVVVEG, from the coding sequence GTGACTACGGATCTAGCTTTACGACTGCGCGAGGGAACCCGTCAGGCTCATACCCTGGCAGAGAGTGCGGATTTCATCAAATGTTTCCTCAAAGGAGTCGTTGAGAAAACTTCGTACCGCAAACTCTTGGCTAATTTTTATTTCGTTTACGGGACCCTTGAAGCCGCTCTGGAGCAGCACCGCGACCATCCTATCCTCAAGTCGCTCCACCAACCGGTCCTCTTTCGTAAGCAGAGCCTAGAAAGGGATTTGAGCTACTACTACGGCAAGGACTGGCAAACTCAGGTTGCCCCTAGCCCCGCTTGTCGAGTCTATCTGGAGCGCATCCAGGAAATCTCCACCTGCGAGCCTACGCTCCTTATTGCGCACTGCTACACCCGTTACATGGGTGACCTGTCAGGGGGGCAGATCCTCAAAGGCATTGCCGAGCGGGGGATGAACCTCACGGGTGGTGAGGGCACGGCCTTTTATCGCTTTGAAGCGATCTCCGACGAAAAGGTCTTTAAAGCCAACTACCGCCAAACCCTGGATAGCCTTCCTCTGACTCCTGAGCAGGTGGAGGCTATTGTCCTTGAGGCCAACCGCTCCTTTCAGTTCAATATGGGGCTTTTCCAGGAACTAGAGGGTAGTCTGATCAAGGCTATCGGTCAAATGCTCTTTCATTCGCTCACCCGTCGCACCCCCAGGCAGCAGCCAGTGGTGGTAGTTGAGGGTTGA
- a CDS encoding thiol-disulfide oxidoreductase DCC family protein, which produces MPYLIIYDGDCTMCVTLVQALERWDQGGQFVYTPMQDARIFDHFALTPQNCTLGLFLVDLDQPEVRWQGAAAVEEIGRRLHAWIDLYRALPGFQTVGEGLYGLVRDTRYALWGRRDQTYWSCYPWSTKVASPTPT; this is translated from the coding sequence ATGCCCTATCTAATAATTTACGATGGCGACTGTACGATGTGCGTCACGCTGGTTCAGGCGCTAGAGCGCTGGGACCAGGGGGGGCAGTTTGTCTATACCCCGATGCAGGACGCCCGTATCTTCGACCATTTCGCCCTTACCCCCCAGAACTGCACTCTGGGCCTTTTCCTGGTGGATCTAGATCAGCCTGAGGTGCGCTGGCAGGGGGCAGCGGCAGTGGAGGAGATTGGGCGCAGGTTACACGCCTGGATCGACCTTTATCGGGCTCTTCCTGGGTTCCAGACGGTGGGGGAGGGCCTTTATGGGTTAGTCCGTGACACCCGCTACGCACTGTGGGGCCGTCGCGACCAAACCTACTGGTCCTGTTATCCCTGGTCTACTAAAGTTGCTTCCCCTACCCCTACCTGA